From Acidobacteriota bacterium:
GAAGGTGAGCGTTGCGGTGCTACGAAATGCGGGAGATTGAAAAGGCCTGGAGCTCGGCGAGAGCGCATCGGCCCCCGGTAGCTAGGGAGTGATCCAGGTTTCCAGACGCAACTGTTGCCGTACCCGGCCAGCCACCGTCTCCGCCTCGCTGCGGTCGTCGTAGGGTCCCAGGCGCACCCGGTGCATGGTCTGGCCGTTGACCTCCACCGGCGACAGGAAGGCCGGGAAACCACCGCCCTTGAGGCGCTGGAGAACCTTCCCCGCCTGGCCCTCGTCCCGGGAGGAGAAGACCTGGATGAAGACCTGCTCGGCGGTGGTGGGAGGCCGGCGCACGGTGGACCGGGGCACCGCCGGATTGTCCTCCGCGCCGGAGCTCTCGGGCACCGTCCGCGGCGGCGGGGGCGCGGGCGCCGGTGGTGGTGGCGGCGGGGGCGGAGCGGCCTCCTCCGCCGGTTCTTCGTCGAGCACATCCTCCGCCAGAGTGGTAGGCGTTGGCGGGGACGCGGGGGGAGGCGGCGTCACCGGCACCTCGCGCACCGCGTCGGGCCGCGCAGCGTCGGAAGTGGCGTCCTCCTGTGGCGCCTCGTCGCTGCCGCCGCCTTCCTCGGAGCCTTCCTCGGAGAAGAACTTGAACTCCTGGAGGTCGTCGGCGGCAGCCGGGTCGGCTTCCGCCACTTCCATCGGCGGCGGCGAGGCGCTGGCCTGGGCGTCGCCGCGGCCGATCCACAGCCCGGCGAAGAAGGACGCCAGCATGCACACCAGAAGGATGGTGAAGGCGACCAAAACCTGGCGGTTGGTCAGGGCGATCTCGTAATAACTCGGTTCTTCGGCTTCACTCATCGGGTGGCTATGTCTTCAGTGGGTTCGGCTGGAGTGGACTCATCTCAATGGGGCGCAACACGCGAACCCGCAAGATTCTTCCTCGGCGGGCTGCCTAAAACAGGCAGGTGCCGGATCAACGGGCAGTATAGTCCGCCGCGGCGCGGGCTCCAAGGACGATGGAGTCCCGGCACCCACGAGTGGGGCTCCCGTCATTCCCGCGCCGGTGGGAAGCATCCCTCCGGCGCAAAGACCTCCGCCGCCGTGGTGGGCAGGCGCGAAGCCGGTGGCAGGGAGAGGCGCGCCAGCAGATGCCGTTCGAGCTCCACCCGGTCATAGTCCGCGGGCCAGGGACTGCGGCGGAAGACCAGCTCCGAAAAGGTCATGCCCAGACCGCCGTCGAGGCGCAGATCCACCGTCTCGACGGGCCCCGGCGATCCCCCTTCCGGAAGCTCCGCCACCTGCAGCGACAGCGCCAGCCGCCAGCCGGCGTCGATGCCCTCCCAGCTCTGCAGCCTCTCCACCGCCCGCCGGCGCTGCTCCGGCCGGTCACGCCAGCGGGGCGACGCCGCGAGGTTCGGGTCCGCCGCCAGGGCCCGCGCCGCCAGCTGCACCGCGAGCTCTTCATCGGTTTCCAGATCCAGGGCGCGGAAGGCCGGAAGACCACTCAGGGGCAGCAGAGCGCAGGCTTGGCGTAGCGCTTCGAGGGCCCACGGCGCTCCCCCCCGGCGGGCGCCGAGCCCGGCCTCGAGCCAGAGATAGCCCACCCCCTGCGCACTCTCCGCCGCCGTCCGCTGCTGTTCCGGATCCTCATCCAGCTGGCCGAAGATGGAGCGGTAGAGGGGAAAGTCCGGGTCCAGCGCCACCGCCCGGCCGACCTCGTAGTATTGAACGTCCCCATCCTCCGCCACTTCCGGCGCCGCGGCGCGCTCATAGCTGCGCTGGGCCAGGAGCAGCGGCGTCAGGGCCACCGCCGCGGCGAAAACATAGACCAGATAGGCGCCGACGGTGACGGGCCGACGCCAGCGCTCTCCCCTGCTCTGAGCCGGGGAGCTGAAGCTCGGAGGCCTGGGCTGCGGCGCCGCCGCCACCAACGCCCCCACGACCACCGCCAGCGCCACCGGCAGCGCGCTGGCGCCGAAGAAAGCGCCGCCGCTGGAGACCACCGCGAACCCCACCAGCCCCAGCGCGGCTGCGGCGGTCCAGGGTGCATCCTCCCCTCCCCCGCCGGAGCTTCTCTGCCCTTCCCCCCGGCGCAGCAGGCGCTGTCCCAACAACAGGACCACCACCGCCACCGCCAACACCAGAGCCCCCAGGCCCAGCTCGTAGAAGATCTGCAGCGGCAGCGAATGCAGGTCGCTGACGATCTCCCCCGGCGGGTTGATCCCCGGCTCGGGGCGCAGGAATCGTCCCACGGTCCACGGCGTCGAGCCCGGGCCCCAGCCGAGCCAGGGCCGTGCCAGAGCCCCCTCCCAGCCGGCC
This genomic window contains:
- a CDS encoding SPOR domain-containing protein, with protein sequence MSEAEEPSYYEIALTNRQVLVAFTILLVCMLASFFAGLWIGRGDAQASASPPPMEVAEADPAAADDLQEFKFFSEEGSEEGGGSDEAPQEDATSDAARPDAVREVPVTPPPPASPPTPTTLAEDVLDEEPAEEAAPPPPPPPPAPAPPPPRTVPESSGAEDNPAVPRSTVRRPPTTAEQVFIQVFSSRDEGQAGKVLQRLKGGGFPAFLSPVEVNGQTMHRVRLGPYDDRSEAETVAGRVRQQLRLETWITP
- a CDS encoding O-antigen ligase family protein encodes the protein GGGGVVVILLPALYLLPAAVVRCWRSDGDRRRGGAALAAVVTVLAAWALWGRFGLATERAALPLGHHLPTAAWLALLLPLAVLGVRRPGPGRWLAGSAAILGTAALALTRSVLGGAALGLVLLLAAVALGRARKNDRTSGLSRGLLWPLTVGAVAVALAPLVPRWAGLSGGDDSSLLARQTYWQAGWEGALARPWLGWGPGSTPWTVGRFLRPEPGINPPGEIVSDLHSLPLQIFYELGLGALVLAVAVVVLLLGQRLLRRGEGQRSSGGGGEDAPWTAAAALGLVGFAVVSSGGAFFGASALPVALAVVVGALVAAAPQPRPPSFSSPAQSRGERWRRPVTVGAYLVYVFAAAVALTPLLLAQRSYERAAAPEVAEDGDVQYYEVGRAVALDPDFPLYRSIFGQLDEDPEQQRTAAESAQGVGYLWLEAGLGARRGGAPWALEALRQACALLPLSGLPAFRALDLETDEELAVQLAARALAADPNLAASPRWRDRPEQRRRAVERLQSWEGIDAGWRLALSLQVAELPEGGSPGPVETVDLRLDGGLGMTFSELVFRRSPWPADYDRVELERHLLARLSLPPASRLPTTAAEVFAPEGCFPPARE